The Pochonia chlamydosporia 170 chromosome 1, whole genome shotgun sequence genome window below encodes:
- a CDS encoding clr5 domain-containing protein, with amino-acid sequence MALDWDEHRDTIVRLYSLNTLDEVIKIMAKKHGFHADRRTYYLKFKEWRIGKRYNSDRMNVLDNVPPVPAGHVGRASQYGESSASGAFLDYAGTESTQVDGYHGAGNAYAEYEAAGQSQSQIQATDGSYDLHGHHHAPAAQGQYYPAVDAHHYYNSLPSAPLGTHGAQAPHNVSAIPQPAAQPYGQNVSANPLPPPQNRVLRSNGKARTGRTSKRQS; translated from the exons ATGGCATTGGACTGGGATGAGCATAGAGACACCATTGTTAGGTTGTACTCGCTCAATACGCTTGATGAGGTGATCAAAATAATGGCCAAGAAACATGGCTTCCATGCTGA TCGTCGGACATATTATCTTAAATTTAAGGAGTGGCGGATTGGAAAGAGGTATAACAGCGACAGGATGAATGTGCTTGATAATGTGCCGCCTGTGCCGGCTGGCCATGTCGGGAGAGCTTCACAGTACGGTGAATCATCTGCGTCTGGGGCTTTCCTCGACTATGCGGGGACGGAGAGCACCCAGGTTGATGGTTATCATGGTGCAGGGAATGCGTATGCCGAGTATGAAGCTGCCGGACAGAGTCAGAGTCAAATCCAGGCGACGGACGGATCATACGACCTACATGGTCATCATCACGCACCAGCTGCTCAGGGGCAGTATTACCCGGCTGTAGACGCTCATCATTATTACAATTCTCTTCCTTCTGCACCATTGGGTACACATGGTGCTCAAGCTCCTCATAACGTCAGTGCGATTCCGCAGCCTGCCGCGCAGCCATATGGCCAGAATGTATCTGCCAatcctttgccgccgccgcagaaTCGTGTTCTTCGGTCCAATGGGAAAGCTCGAACTGGGCGAACTTCAAAGCGACAGTCTTGA
- a CDS encoding DNA glycosylase/AP lyase, catalytic domain-containing protein (similar to Metarhizium robertsii ARSEF 23 XP_007818438.1) has translation MPEIAEVARIVHFLRLHLVGKKIASASAIDDNNVFGKVGTTGAAVEDALKGRKVVSSGNQGKYFWITLDKPPHLVMHFGMTGWVHIKGEQTAYTNYYKKMKDNELEQWPPKFWKFHVKTEGKPEVEVAFTDARRFGRVRLVDCPGAEIRKYSPLKENGPDPVVDADRFTEEYLRGKMKARHVPVKALLLDQAMISGIGNWVADETLYQAKLHPEQYSDSFSDAEIAELYKNIRYVCQTAVDKLGDSDQFPEHWLFNYRWGKGGKGASSKLPNGEKLAFITVGGRTSCYAPAVQKKTGQVVAGAKDEPIKEESDAEEKKPPVKKARKQKQEPSGPDASEPPAKKKKTNGIKKEEVKPEPDLSSGRRRSTRLKN, from the exons ATGCCTGAGATTGCAGAAG TTGCTCGCATCGTTCATTTCCTCCGCCTACACCTGGTAGGCAAGAAAATTGCAAGTGCATCGGCCATCGATGACAACAATGTCTTTGGCAAAGTAGGGACCACTGGTGCAGCTGTTGAAGATGCATTGAAAGGGAGAAAG GTTGTTTCGTCTGGCAATCAAGGCAAATATTTCTG GATAACATTGGATAAACCACCACACTTGGTAATGCACTTTGGCATGACAG GATGGGTTCACATCAAGGGGGAGCAGACCGCGTACACAAACTACTATAAAAAAATGAAGGACAATGAATTGGAGCAATGGCCACCAAAATTCTGGAAGTTCCACGTCAAGACAGAAGGAAAACCAGAAGTAGAGGTTGCCTTCACGGATGCCAGGCGCTTTGGGCGAGTCCGTCTTGTTGATTGCCCCGGCGCAGAAATCCGAAAATACTCTCCGCTCAAAGAGAATGGCCCAGACCCGGTCGTTGATGCCGACAGATTCACCGAGGAGTATCTGCGTGGCAAGATGAAGGCTCGTCATGTTCCTGTCAAAGCCCTCCTTCTCGACCAAGCCATGATTAGTGGCATCGGAAATTGGGTTGCTGATGAGACCCTGTATCAAGCTAAACTTCACCCGGAGCAGTACAGCGACAGCTTCAGCGATGCGGAAATAGCAGAGCTGTATAAGAACATCAGATATGTTTGCCAGACGGCGGTTGACAAGCTAGGAGACTCGGACCAATTTCCGGAACATTGGCTGTTCAATTATCGCTGGGGTAAAGGGGGCAAAGGCGCGTCAAGCAAATTGCCTAACGGCGAGAAACTGGCCTTTATTACTGTCGGGGGCAGGACAAGCTGTTACGCACCGGCCGtacagaagaagactggCCAAGTCGTAGCCGGAGCCAAAGATGAACCCATCAAGGAAGAATCAGACGcagaagagaagaagccgCCTGTGAAGAAGGCTCGCAAACAGAAACAGGAGCCAAGTGGACCTGACGCAAGCGAGCCAccggccaagaagaaaaagaccaaCGGCATTAAAAAGGAGGAGGTTAAGCCTGAGCCTGATTTATCCTCAGGGAGAAGACGCTCCACTAGATTAAAGAACTGA
- a CDS encoding catabolite repression protein creC (similar to Cordyceps militaris CM01 XP_006669729.1), translated as MLYVPKSCVLPPPPRYPIGGPYSATGITGIVPMIETNNTISNPTGPEWQFLVGEGTYVLKEDLHLATPPPHPSEAPIVNPNPLATNPQPASVGTKMTLVRIQSRPPPFFYRGPAATTLSLGGTSSSAQDQPGDARYSTEGGMSSEDGRGTSTSDAPNSVMLGSTPAFGEGNSLLVPSHTKDVNKRKKPKNNVTKSNSSFISRVIVNESLSRRMTDRPGDGIFAFANINRAFQWLDLSSPNKASQDYFTKILFTKAHCLCHDVNMVTKGASHIDVILGFSTGEIIWWEPISQRYTRMNKNGVINNTPVSHIKWIPGSENLFLAAHMDGSLVVYDKEKDDAQFTPEEEEPSVNGSESGDGQNGVKPGTKMHINKSVHSQNQKTNPVAAWKLSNQRINSFAFSPDNRHLAVVSEDGTLRLIDYLKEELLDLFFSYYGGLTCVCWTPDGKYVLTGGQDDLISIWSAADSALVARCQGHQSWVSSLAFDLWRCDERNYRFGSVGDDGRLCLWDFNVGMLHRPKASARQRGSVSGPSGISPRSEAASPLGTRLRSNSGFDADEDEDGISHAVEPRSRIPILPPVLSTVIDTHPACWLDFTEEAIITSCKDGHVRTWTRPGASV; from the exons ATGTTGTATGTTCCGAAATCCTG CGTTCTACCACCTCCGCCCCGATATCCTATCGGTGGCCCTTACAGCGCAACCGGTATCACAGGCATCGTGCCCATGATCGAGACGAACAATACCATTTCAAACCCTACTGGACCCGAATGGCAGTTTCTGGTGGGAGAAG GTACCTACGTCCTCAAAGAAGATTTACATCTTGCGacgcctcctccacatccGTCCGAAGCTCCCATCGTGAACCCGAATCCCCTAGCTACGAACCCGCAACCCGCATCGGTTGGCACAAAAATGACACTGGTCCGTATTCAGTCTCGGCCACCACCGTTCTTCTACAGAGGCCCAGCCGCGACTACATTGTCGCTGGGAGGAACTAGTTCTAGTGCACAGGACCAGCCTGGAGACGCCAGGTATTCTACCGAAGGCGGGATGAGTAGCGAGGATGGTAGAGGCACTTCTACCAGCGATGCACCAAACTCTGTGATGTTAGGGTCCACTCCAGCATTTGGCGAGGGAAATTCTCTGTTGGTGCCATCACACACGAAAGACGTGAATAAGcggaagaagccaaagaaCAATGTGACGAAGAGTAATTCGTCTTTTATCTCGCGAGTCATTGTCAATGagagtttgtcaaggagaaTGACCGATAGGCCAGGCGATGGCatttttgcttttgccaacatcaaccGTGCCTTTCAATGGCTGGATCTGTCGTCACCAAACAAGGCAAGT CAAGACTACTTTACTAAGATTTTGTTTACCAAGGCGCATTGTTTGTGCCATGACGTCAACATGGTAACCAAGGGAGCTTCGCACATTGATGTGATTTTGGGATTTTCAACTGGAGAAATTATTTGGTGGGAACCGATTTCACAGAGATACACCCGCATGAATAAGAAT GGCGTTATCAACAACACGCCGGTGTCCCATATCAAGTGGATTCCAGGCTCCGAGAATCTATTCCTGGCAGCACACATGGACGGGTCTTTGGTCGTCTATGACAAGGAAAAGGATGATGCTCAGTTTACCcccgaggaggaggagccaaGTGTGAACGGTAGCGAATCCGGTGATGGGCAGAACGGAGTGAAGCCTGGAACCAAAATGCACATCAACAAGTCTGTGCACTCACAAAACCAAAAGACAAACCCTGTCGCGGCATGGAAGTTATCGAATCAGCGAATCAACTCATTTGCCTTTTCTCCAGACAACCGCCACCTGGCAGTGGTTTCCGAGGACGGAACTTTGAGACTGATTGATTATCTTAAGGAAGA GCTCCTGGACTTGTTCTTCTCCTACTATGGAGGACTCACATGTGTCTGCTGGACACCTGACGGAAAGTATGTCTTAACTGGTGGTCAGGACGACTTGATTTCGATCTGGTCGGCGGCAGACTCAGCGTTGGTTGCCAGGTGCCAGGGTCACCAGTCTTGGGTATCATCATTAGCATTTGATCTTTGGAGATGTGACGAGCGCAATTATCGCTTTGGAAGCGTTGGTGACGACGGCCGCTTGTGTCTTTGggatttcaatgttggcatgCTCCATCGGCCCAAG GCCTCCGCAAGACAGCGCGGCTCAGTTTCAGGGCCCTCTGGTATTTCGCCACGAAGTGAGGCAGCCAGTCCACTGGGCACGCGACTGAGGTCGAACTCTGGGTTTGACgcagatgaagacgaagatggcaTCTCTCATGCTGTTGAGCCAAGATCCCGAATTCCCATCTTGCCACCGGTTCTT TCGACTGTAATTGATACTCACCCCGCGTGCTGGCTCGATTTTACCGAGGAGGCAATTATCACAAGCTGCAAGGATG GACACGTTAGAACCTGGACTCGACCAGGCGCATCTGTTTGA
- a CDS encoding cellulose signaling associated protein ENVOY (similar to Metarhizium acridum CQMa 102 XP_007809797.1), whose amino-acid sequence MASNMEIAMNPWEVQALDYQFSDEALPIQGGTSDAPRSTWPAMSDSVFYPGLYSGTGFDILAILLRVVNRPNPQFEIGAVDCSVALVLCDLEQPDQPIVYASDAFCDLTGYSQAEVLGHNCRFLQKPHPSAKGKSKSKPRHDKAAASQMRHALQRGAEIQLTVLNYRKDGHRFNNLISIIPVELDESGYRYAVGLLVEVE is encoded by the exons aTGGCCTCAAACATGGAGATTGCCATGAATCCATGGGAAGTCCAAGCGTTGGAT TACCAATTCTCAGACGAAGCACTACCGATTCAAGGGGGGACATCGGATGCTCCCAGGAGTACATGGCCGGCCATGTCAGATTCCGTATTCTACCCAGGCTTATATTCCGGCACCGGTTTCGACATTCTGGCGATTTTG CTACGTGTCGTGAACCGACCAAACCCCCAATTTGAAATCGGTGCCGTGGACTGCTCCGTCGCCCTCGTGCTCTGTGACCTCGAGCAGCCCGACCAGCCCATTGTGTACGCATCTGACGCATTCTGCGACCTCACCGGCTACTCGCAAGCAGAAGTCCTAGGCCATAACTGTCGGTTTCTGCAAAAGCCGCACCCCAGCGCAAAGGGAAAGTCAAAATCTAAGCCTAGACACGACAAGGCGGCTGCTTCTCAAATGCGGCATGCACTGCAGAGGGGGGCAGAGATACAACTGACTGTGTTGAATTACCGAAAGGATGGGCATCGGttcaacaacctcatcagcatcattCCCGTGGAGCTGGATGAATCTGGCTATCGTTATGCTGTCGGGCTGctggttgaagttgagtaG
- a CDS encoding arrestin domain-containing protein (similar to Magnaporthe oryzae 70-15 XP_003717897.1) codes for MPSFKPFSAVTGRNSYSLFDIRLDQDFIVFRGNDHESSGQLLKGVVVLCLSSPLRIEDIHLRLVGTLRLSWTDHRSTAPGVSGQKVDKATIILDHRWQPFVGTHGKSMTLPAGNYEYPFEFMLPGDTAESVEGIPEASITYRLKATVGRGKLAYDLHAYKHLRIIRTLEPGALEFLHAMSVENIWPNKVDYSIIIPQKAVVFGGTINMEMRFTPLLKGLEIGDITAKMIEIRDCWIQGATGLSMREHRTEREVATWRFEVNREEHWHDMIEDTGQEGWALVKPLPLPKRLRQCIQDLNHHGIKVRHKIKLTVALKNPDGHISELRATLPVSIFISPNIPFDEQGNLLSQNQGSGVASTENASIAPPGYGEHVLDQLYEDVDVSGFQTPAIQSGVSSPFYSHSRSGSAENLASLAHPAPIAPAALSSRLADVSIDPSQRNRSYTSMPSHSHSPSGRVSPTSGVHGSAPRSEPPSQNLTRSNSEEDHSARNSTEHVDLDPAEFAELNRVPSYATAVRTPARSRAQPAAGLVPDYQTALHAPRTPPATDIIPEPLGTISEDRTGENRGPTSAPSIISTTTANSGSS; via the exons ATGCCGTCCTTCAAGCCGTTTTCAGCGGTGACGGGACGCAACAGCTACAGCCTGTTTGATATTCG GCTGGATCAAGACTTCATCGTCTTTCGAGGTAATGACCATGAGTCTTCAGGTCAGCTCCTCAAGGGGGTCGTAGTTCTCTGCCTCTCGTCCCCCTTGCGCATTGAGGACATTCACTTGCGCCTCGTGGGCACTTTGCGCTTATC ATGGACTGACCATAGATCGACTGCCCCCGGTGTCTCTGGGCAAAAAGTTGATAAAGCGACTATCATTCTCGACCACCGATGGCAACCTTTTGTCGGCACCCATGGCAAGAGCATGACCCTCCCCGCCGGCAATTACGAGTACCCTTTCGAGTTTATGCTACCCGGAGATACCGCTGAGAGCGTAGAGGGCATCCCAGAAGCCTCCATTACCTATCGATTAAAGGCGACTGTTGGCCGTGGCAAGCTCGCCTACGATTTGCACGCATACAAGCACCTACGCATCATTAGAACCCTGGAGCCAGGCGCCTTGGAGTTCTTGCATGCCATGAGCGTGGAGAATATTTGGCCCAACAAGGTGGACTACTCCATCATTATCCCCCAAAAGGCGGTAGTGTTTGGCggcaccatcaacatggagaTGCGCTTTACTCCTTTGTTAAAGGGCCTCGAGATTGGCGACATTACCGCCAAAATGATTGAAATCCGCGACTGTTGGATTCAAGGTGCAACTGGGCTCAGCATGCGGGAGCACCGAACGGAGCGTGAGGTCGCGACTTGGCGGTTCGAGGTGAATCGCGAGGAACACTGGCACGACATGATTGAAGATACTGGCCAGGAGGGCTGGGCCTTAGTCAAGCCTTTGCCTCTTCCCAAGCGACTACGGCAATGCATTCAAGACCTGAACCACCACGGCATCAAGGTCAGGCATAAGATTAAGTTGACCGTGGCATTGAAGAACCCGGACGGCCACATTTCAGAG CTCCGTGCTACCCTTCCCGTCTCAATCTTCATCTCACCCAATATTCCCTTTGACGAACAGGGCAACCTGCTCAGCCAGAACCAAGGCAGCGGCGTTGCTTCCACTGAGAATGCCTCCATTGCACCACCTGGGTACGGCGAGCATGTGTTGGATCAACTGTATGAAGACGTGGATGTATCTGGTTTCCAAACTCCAGCAATCCAGTCTGGCGTCAGCAGCCCCTTCTACTCACATTCGAGGAGCGGCTCGGCCGAGAACCTCGCATCTCTGGCTCATCCAGCGCCGATAGCGCCGGCGGCCTTATCGTCTCGGTTGGCCGATGTGTCAATTGATCCCTCCCAGCGAAATCGATCGTATACTTCGATGccttcacattcacattctCCTTCTGGCAGGGTATCGCCGACATCGGGCGTACATGGATCCGCACCGCGGTCCGAACCGCCATCACAGAACCTCACAAGAAGCAATAGTGAAGAGGATCACTCGGCCAGAAACTCTACGGAGCACGTTGACCTGGATCCGGCCGAATTTGCGGAGCTCAACCGTGTGCCTAGCTATGCCACGGCAGTCCGCACACCGGCGCGTTCTCGGGCGCAACCCGCAGCGGGACTTGTTCCGGATTACCAGACTGCACTGCATGCACCACGCACTCCTCCGGCTACGGATATTATTCCCGAGCCCTTGGGTACCATATCTGAGGACCGGACTGGTGAAAACCGCGGCCCAACAAGTGCACCGTCTATTATTTCCACTACTACTGCGAACTCGGGCAGCTCATGA
- a CDS encoding proline dehydrogenase-like protein (similar to Trichoderma reesei QM6a XP_006961341.1), with translation MTSVTINRVFLASTRHFIPQGASPRVPIALRLVSHPKKYERCRNYHVSRKKASSTATHVPQNGDNLMHGGSSSAPLSILPLSMVLRSLVTSAVSSSALLPLSLRIMGVLANSANPLLNADHNPILRYMLDKSLYAQFCAGANPSEVQTTIAKLKDIGVTGVILAYAKEFPGEGQSELEESASARPGEETQSIINSEIAPWEESMRKTVRLVEPGDFAALKFTGAGQLAYYLLRHQLPPTPRLCELIDHICRLAQERGVRLLFDGEQNVLQDGIDAWTMHFASRYNTTPGRATIFGTYQAYKKTTPSLLSRHLAEAQKGGFTLGVKLVRGAYLGSDQRDLFFSRKSSTDSCYDNCAASVLTRHWNRTLEGIGEYPNVSLMLATHNATSVQRAYAIYNAGGARCEVSFAQLQGMADEISCELVEVNHSARRNGDAAAAVSVLPVYKYMAWGTTGECMKYLFRRAQENRDAIDRTRDDRNAMWTELVRRIKKTFRRS, from the exons ATGACATCTGTGACGATCAATCGTGTGTTTCTGGCATCAACCAGGCATTTCATCCCACAGGGTGCATCGCCAAGAGTACCCATTGCACTGCGTCTTGTCTCTCATCCTAAAAAATATGAGCGCTGTCGCAATTATCACGTCTCCCGCAAAAAGGCATCCTCCACCGCTACTCACGTCCCTCAAAATGGTGACAACCTCATGCATGGAGGCTCCTCGTCGGCGCCGCTCTCCATTCTGCCCTTGAGCATGGTTCTCCGCTCACTCGTGACCAGCGCTGTATCGTCATCAGCactgttgccattgtcgctgCGCATCATGGGAGTCCTCGCCAACAGCGCAAACCCATTGCTTAACGCAGACCACAACCCAATCTTACGGTACATGCTCGACAAGTCTTTGTACGCACAGTTTTGCGCGGGCGCAAACCCATCGGAAGTGCAGACCACGATTGCCAAACTCAAGGATATTGGTGTCACAGGAGTTATCCTCGCCTATGCCAAGGAGTTCCCAGGGGAGGGCCAGTCGGAGCTTGAGGAAagcgcaagcgcaagaccGGGCGAGGAGACACAGTCCATTATTAATAGTGAGATCGCTCCCTGGGAGGAGAGCATGAGAAAGACGGTGCGGTTGGTTGAGCCAGGTGACTTTGCTGCTTTAAA GTTTACCGGTGCAGGTCAGCTAGCATATTATCTGCTACGCCACCAATTACCTCCCACCCCTCGACTTTGTGAGCTGATTGATCACATTTGTCGACTGGCTCAGGAGCGTGGTGTTCGACTGCTCTTTGATGGAGAGCAGAATGTACTGCAGGACGGCATCGATGCGTGGACCATGCACTTTGCCAGCAGGTACAATACCACTCCTGGCAGGGCCACCATCTTTGGCACATACCAGGCGTATAAAAAGACCACGCCCAGCTTGCTCTCTAGGCACCTTGCTGAAGCTCAGAAAGGCGGCTTCACACTTGGTGTGAAACTCGTTCGTGGGGCCTATCTCGGGTCCGACCAGCGAGACCTCTTCTTTAGCCGGAAATCTAGTACAGACTCTTGTTACGATAACTGCGCGGCCAGCGTCTTGACTCGCCATTGGAATCGTACCCTTGAGGGGATAGGAGAATATCCTAATGTTAGTCTTATGCTTGCTACTCATAACGCCACCTCGGTTCAGAGAGCCTATGCCATTTACAACGCTGGAGGGGCCAGGTGTGAGGTATCATTTGCGCAACTCCAGGGCATGGCGGATGAAATCAGCTGTGAACTAGTCGAGGTGAACCATTCCGCCCGAAGGAACGGTGATGCCGCGGCAGCGGTTTCGGTCCTCCCGGTTTATAAGTACATGGCATGGGGGACAACCGGAGAATGTATGAAGTACCTGTTCAGGCGGGCACAGGAGAATAGGGATGCCATTGACCGAACTCGAGATGATCGTAACGCCATGTGGACTGAACTCGTGCGCCGTATCAAGAAGACGTTTCGCCGGTCGTAG
- a CDS encoding PH domain-containing protein (similar to Verticillium alfalfae VaMs.102 XP_003001727.1), producing the protein MASPISPTSTTLPSRATTNLSSYAEDAVPDFDPNTTAGLLAERLQAWKHACGYLEEYVTAIEKIHGRQAKEYEKALKTISNPLREGHHFDQSLGGVAGFFENMRSNTQAQINTNIETEKSLKGSVLPILERLHKEIKHKAKELQSGAQSSAKEVEKLRNITQKQIELLGQQTASFDSAGGKLNAGDDPYVVHRGVMHRLSNQVLAENNHHNDLIAVQNNFQSFESHVIEVFQQAVEAFVQLVGGQGEKTRALYGDMLGTIQCVPMNFEWQNFTQRCADRLANPNDPPRAVDAIQFPNMEHNSTKPLIEGSLERKSRNKLSWGYSTGYYVVTPSKWLHEFKDSDDARADPKPELSVFLPDAVIGAPSGEKFNVKGKDRSGTMSSKLTGSTELAFKAHSASDAQKWFNVIQQVCGATGPAESNSPTPSSPATASPTTMSSVTGKPNDKLDMNPPTPSPTEKKPDAALAAATTASGGHKAQEAGVTGGEAVSSPSDEKKPVVA; encoded by the exons ATGGCTTCTCCGATTTCTCCGACTTCCACGACCTTGCCGTCGCGCGCGACTACGAATCTTAGCTCGTACGCTGAGGATGCAGTCCCTGACTTTGACCCCAACACT ACTGCGGGTTTACTGGCCGAGCGTTTGCAGGCGTGGAAGCATGCTTGCGGATACCTCGAGGAATATGTGACGGCCATTGAGAAGATTCATGGCCGCCAGGCAAAGGAGTATGAGAAGGCTTTGAAG ACCATCTCTAACCCCCTTCGCGAGGGGCATCACTTCGACCAGAGCCTCGGCGGTGTTGCTGGGTTTTTCGAGAACATGCGTTCCAACACGCAGGCGCagatcaacaccaacattgaGACAGAGAAGAGCCTCAAGGGCTCAGTCTTGCCCATTCTCGAGCGACTTCACAAGGAAATCAAGCACAAGGCAAAGGAGCTCCAGAGCGGCGCCCAGAGCAGCGCCAAGGAGGTGGAAAAGCTGCGAAACATTACACAGAAACAAattgagcttcttggccagcagaCAGCCTCGTTTGACTCTGCAGGCGGCAAGCTCAATGCTGGCGACGATCCTTATGTCGTGCACCGAGGCGTCATGCACCGGCTGAGCAACCAGGTTCTTGCTGAgaacaaccaccacaacgACCTGATTGCAGTCCAGAACAACTTCCAGAGCTTCGAATCTCACGTCATTGAAGTCTTCCAGCAGGCCGTTGAGGCTTTCGTCCAGCTCGTCGGTGGCCAGGGGGAGAAGACGCGAGCTCTGTATGGTGACATGCTCGGTACCATTCAGTGCGTCCCCATGAATTTCGAGTGGCAGAACTTTACGCAGCGTTGCGCCGATAGATTGGCCAACCCGAATGACCCGCCTCGCGCCGTGGATGCGATCCAGTTCCCTAACATGGAGCACAACTCGACCAAACCCCTGATCGAGGGCTCACTGGAGCGCAAGTCTCGTAACAAGCTCTCCTGGGGCTACTCGACCGGCTACTACGTCGTCACCCCGTCCAAATGGCTGCACGAGTTCAAGGACTCTGACGACGCCCGCGCCGACCCCAAGCCAGAGCTCTCCGTGTTCCTGCCAGACGCAGTGATCGGCGCCCCTAGTGGGGAGAAGTTCAAcgtcaagggcaaggaccGAAGCGGCACCATGAGCTCCAAGCTCACCGGCAGCACGGAACTTGCCTTCAAGGCTCACTCCGCCTCGGACGCCCAGAAGTGGTTCAATGTCATCCAGCAAGTCTGCGGAGCTACTGGCCCAGCCGAGTCAAACTCGCCCACTCCCTCATCTCCTGCCACAGCCTCGCCGACCACCATGTCCTCGGTCACGGGCAAGCCCAACGACAAGCTCGACATGAACCCTCCTACGCCGTCGCCCACGGAAAAGAAGCCCGatgctgctcttgctgcgGCTACAACTGCGTCAGGAGGCCATAAAGCCCAAGAGGCTGGCGTGACTGGCGGTGAGGCCGTATCGAGCCCTTCagacgagaagaagccaGTGGTTGCATAA